GCCGCGCGGGAAGCGGTGATGGTCCACAGGCCGCCGTCCTTGCGCATGTCGTCGATGTGCATGCCCTTGCTGGCCAAATAGCGGCTGACATTCTCCTTGGCCGCGTCGTTGTCCACGATGACCTGCATGTCCTGCGGCGACTCGGAGTCCAGAAGCTGCTTGCAACGCAGCACGGGGTTGGGGCATGGTTCGCCTTCGCAATTGAGAATGATGGGCATGGCCGGGCTCCTTGTTTTTTTCCGATGCATTACGCAGCGTTGCGGAGCGGTCAAATCGTTTTGATCTATCAAGTTGCCATTTGACCATCAGCAAATCCGATTCGATTTTTAACAGGAGACAGCAGTGCGCCTTTCCTTACCCCCGCGGCTCATCGGGGCCATCCTCGTGCCGATCGTGCGCCTGTGGTGCATGACCTTGCGGCTGGAGCGGCGCAATCTGGCCGTTTTCAAGGATCCGGCCCTGCGCGCCAGGCGCCCGGTCATCATCCTCTGGCACGACGAGATCTTCCCCCTCATCCCCTCCCATTCCGACGAGCACATGGCCTGCGTGGTCAGCCAGAGCAAGGACGGCGAGCTTCTGGCCACGGTTCTCGAGGGCTTCGGCTTCAGGACCGTGCGCGGGTCCAGCTCCCGGGGGGGCATGCGCGCCCTGGTCGCGGCCAAGCGGTTCATGGAGGAGCACGACCTGGGGGTCATTTTCACCGTGGATGGTCCGCGCGGGCCGCGCCACAAGGTCAAGCCGGGGGCGGTCTTCCTGGCCAACCTGGCCGGGTCGCCCGTGGTTCCCGTACGGGTGGTCATGGAGCGGGCCAAGATATTTCACAAGGCCTGGGACAAGTTCCAGCTGCCCTGGCCCTTTTCGCGTTGCGTCATCGTCTACGGCGATCCCGTCGACCTGCCGGACTGCACCAGGGATCCCGAGGAAATGCAGCGCCAATGCGAGCGCATCGAAGAACTCATGAACTCCTTGGGAGCCATCTGATGCGGCAACTTCTCTACAACGCCTTCCTGCCCCTGTGCTCGTCCCTGTCGCTGAAGGACATCCATGCTTTCGGGAGAGGTCTGGGCTGGTTGATGTGGACGGCCTTGCCCGCGCGCAGAAAGGAAACGACGGCCCGCATCCGGGACCGCCTCGGGCTGGGGGAACGCCAGGCCAGGGAACTGGCCAGGGCCAGCTTCCGGCACAGCGCCTGCGCCTTTCTGGAGCTTTTTCATGCCCGTTACATGGACTATCGTTTCCTGGCGGAGCGCGTCGAATACGAGAACCCGGAGCTTTTCGCGCGCATGTGCTCTTCGCCAAGGCCCATCGTCGGGGTGACCGGGCATCTCGGCAGTTGGGAACTGCTGGGGGGAGTTCTCAAATGCTTCTCCAGCAAGACCGATTGCCAGGTCGTGGTCCGTCTGCCCAAGGACCCGGCCCTGTCCGACCTGCTCATGCACATGCGCTCCCAGAGCAAGATCAGGGTCCTGCCGCATCGCGATGCCGCGGTCTCGGCGTTGGGGCAGTTGCGGGGAGGTGGATTGAGCGCCTTCCTGGTCGACCATAACTGCAGGCGCGCCGAAGCCCAGTTCCTGCCGTTTCTGGGCGAAGTCGCGGCCGTCAACAAGGGGCCGGCCATCCTGGCCCTGCGCGCCAAGGCCGAGGTCTGGCCCTGCTTCCTGCTTCGTTTGCCCGAGGGGCGCTTCCGCTTCGTGACCCTGCCCTGCCTGGACACCGCCGGGCTGACGGGGAGCAGGGCGGAGCGCATCGAGAGCATCTGCCGCTTTTACACCGACGCCGTGGAGCGTATGGTCCTCAGGCATCCGGAACAGTGGTTCTGGATGCACCGCCGCTGGAAAACCCGTCCCTGACCACCACATACAGACGCGAGGTGACGCCATGTCCTTGAATCGACTCATTCCCGCCGCCAGGGGAGAAGCCCCGGCGGATCTTCTCATACGCGGATGCATGCTGGTCAATGTCCTGTCCGGCGAAATCCACCCCGCGAGCATCGGCGTCAAGGACGGCGTGTTCCTCGGCATCGGCGACTACGAGGCCGAGGAAACCCTGGACGCCGAAGGGCGCTTTCTCTGCCCGGGGCTGGTGGAAGGGCACATCCACATCGAATCGACCCTGCTCGACCCCGTGCGTTTCGCCCGGGTGGCCGCGGGCCACGGCACGGCCGTGACCGTCTGCGACCCCCACGAGCTGGCCAACGTGCTGGGCCTCGACGGCATCCGCTGGCTGCTGGAGACCACCTGCAAACTGCCCATGGAGATCCGCTGCATGATGCCGTCTTGCGTGCCGGCCACGCACCTGGAGACGGCCGGGGCCAGGATCTCGCCTCAGGAAATTCAGGCCATGCTTGAGGATTTTTCCGAGCGCATGCCCGGTCTGGCGGAAATGATGAATTATCCCGGCGTGCTGTTTCAGGACCCGCAGGTCCTGGCCAAGCTCGTCGCAGCCGGGACGAGGCCCATCGACGGCCACGCGCCGGGGCTGACGGGCCTCGACCTGAACGCCTACATCCTGGCCGGTCCTGGAAGCGACCACGAGGCCGTGCACCTGGCCGAGGCCCGGGAGAAGTTGCGCAAAGGCATGCACGTCATGCTCCGCGAGGGCAGTTCCGAGAAGAACCTTGTGGAGCTGCTGCCCCTGGTCAACGATTTCAACAGTCAGAACTGCTCCCTGGTGACCGACGACCGCCACTGCGACGACCTGTTGCGCCAGGGCCACCTCGACTATGCCGTCCGGCTGGCCGTGAGCAACGGCCTCTCGCCCCTGCGGGCCATCCAGATGGCCTCCATCAACACGGCGCGGTATTTCCGCCTGCACCGCAGAGGGGCCGTGGCCCCGGGCTACAGGGCGGACTTCATTCTCCTCGACGACCTGGATTCCTTCGCCATCTCCTCCGTCCATCTGCGCGGCAGGCACATCGACGACCAGTCGTGGGACGCCGCCCCAAGCGGCGTGACGGTGACGGGCAGCGTCCGTCTCGGCGACCTGTCCACAGACTGTCTCGACATCCCGGCCCGGGACGGGCGGGTCCGCGTGATCCGCACGGTGCCGGGACAGATCGTGACCGAGGTCGACCTCGTCAAGCCCAGGGTCGAGAACGGCCTCGTCTGCGCCGACCCTGACGCGGACGTGGCCAAGCTGGCCGTGTTCGAACGCCACCACGCCACCGGGGGCAGGGGGCTGGGGCTGGTGCGGGGTCTGGGCATCCGGCGGGGCGCCCTGGCCGGAACCGTGGCCCACGATTCCCACAATCTCATCACGGTCGGCGTCTCGGACGCCGACATGATGCTGGCCGTGCGGACTTTGGAGGCGTGCGGCGGCGGCTATGTCTGCGTCGAAGGCGGCCGGGTGCTGGAGCTTCTGCCCTTGCCCCTGGCCGGGCTCATGAGCGACCGCGAACCCGCAGAGGTCGCGGCGGGCCTGGATCGCCTCAACGCCGCGGCGCGGTCCCTGGGCTGCCCCGCGGACATCAACCCGTTCATGCAGCTGTCCTTCCTGTCGCTACCGGTCATCCCGAAGCTGCGACTGACCGACAGGGGGCTGGTGGACGTTTCCTCCTTTGATTTTGTGTCGTTACACGAATAGTGCTTGCGTTCGTCTGTACGTGCAATTAATTATTCTTCCTGCTTGAAAACGGCGCAACTGAGGAGAAAATTATGTGGGCGCGACTGAGTCTGAAGTGGAAGATACTGCTGATTACCGGCTGCGGCCCACTGGTCCTGGCGCTGGTCATGGCCTGGATGCACATACGCGACGTCACGGACGCCGCCATCGGCGGCAAGCTCAAAGAGAGCCGCTCCGTGGTCATGATGGCCGAGTCCGTGCGCGAGGACATGGCCCACAAGCACAAGCTCGGAGTGCTCCGCCCGCTGGATGAACTCAAGGATGATCCGGCCAGGCTGCTGCAATCCGTGCCCATCGTCACGGCCATGAACACGGCCGCGGCCAAGGCCGCGGAGGCCGGGTACGAGTTCAAGGTGCCCAAGGAGAGCCCCCGCAACCCCAAGAACGCGCCCAATGACCTGGAACGGAAGGTGCTGGACGAATTCAGCTCCTCGAACATCCAGGAAAAGGTCATCGTCGAGAAGGACAGGCTCCTCTATTTCAAGCCGATCCGCCTGTCCGAGGACTGCCTGTACTGCCACGGCGACCCCAAGGGCGAGAAGGACCCGACCGGGGGCGTCAAGGAAGGATGGAAGGCCGGCGAGGTGCACGGCGCGTTCGTCGTCATCTCCTCCCTGAAGGAGACCAACGCCGCGATCCTGTCCAGCGAATTCACCGTCGGTGCGGTCACCATGGGCATACTCCTGCTGGTGGGCGCCGTTTCCTGGCTGCAGATCCGGGCCAGCGTGCTGCGGCCACTGCGCGAGGCCGGCGACTACCTGGAGCGCCTGGCCGACGGCGACATGACCGGTGAACTGACGGTCAGCCGCAAGGACGAGCTGGGCGACATGCAGGGGCACCTCAACCACATGGCGTCGAACCTGCGGGTCATTGTCCGGGACATCACCGAGCGGGCCAGAGTCCTCCTGGGCTCCTCGGCCGAGCTGGAGACGATGTCCGACGGCCTGCTGAAGAGCGCCGAGGAGCTTTCGGCCAAGTCGAACACCGTGGCCACGGCCTCGGAGGAGATGAACGCCAACATGAACTCCGTGGCCGCGGCCATGGAGCAGGCCTCGACCAACGTCGGCACCGTGGCCACGGCGGCAGAGGAGATGAGCGCCACCATCCACGAGATCGCCGGCAACACGGACAAGACCCGCGAGGTCACCCAGCGCGCCGTGGCCAAGGCCAACTCGGCCTCGCAGCGCGTGGACCAGCTCGGGGTGGCTGCCCGCGAGATCGGCAAGGTCACTGAGACTATTACGGCCATATCCTCCCAGACCAACCTTCTGGCCCTGAACGCGACCATCGAGGCGGCACGTGCCGGCGAGGCCGGCCGCGGCTTCGCCGTCGTGGCCAACGAGATCAAGGAGCTGGCCAACCAGACGGCTTCGGCCACGGAGGAGATCCGCGACCGCATCGCCGGCATCCAGGGCTCCACGACCGCGACCATCGAGGAGATCGGCCAGGTCATGGCGGTCATCGAGGAGGTCAGCACCTTCGTCTCTACCATCGCCGCCGCCGTGGAGCAGCAGTCAGCCGCCACCCGCGACATCGCCGAGAACGTCGGTCAGGCCTCCATGGGCATCCAGGAGGTCAACGAGAACGTGTCCCAGGCCTCGGTGGTCACGGGCGAGATCGCCAAGGACATCGTCCAGGTCAGCACCGCCTCGGGGCGCATCTCGACCAACAGCACGGAGCTCAAGCAGAGTTCCGAAAACCTCTCCCTGCTGGCCAGGGCTCTGGAGGGGCTGGTCAAGAAGTTCAAGGTGTGACGGGGCGTTGCCGAAATTGATCGAGACAGAACGCGTCCTTCGGGGCGCGTTCTGTTTTTCACCCCCCATGCCCTTCCGATTGTCGCTTCCTTCCCGGTCTTTTTCGTCATACCTCTCCATCATGGACGTCCGCATTGCGTCCGAGGGAGGTAATGCACATGAAAGGCTTTCTTCGCGCCTGGCTCCTGATCCTGCTCCTTGCGGCAGACGCCCTGTCCGCACCCGCACATCTCTACAGATACATGGACAACCCGCAGCCCGTGGGCAGCGGCAACCTGAGTTTCCTGGTCTGGAACGTCTACACCGCCACCCTGTACGCGCCCGCCGGGAACTGGCGCCCTGACGGGCCCTTCGCGCTGCATATCGTCTATCACATGGAACTCAAGGGGGCGGACATCGCGACGAGGAGCATCGAGGAAATGCGCCGGCAGGGCCTGGACGACCCTGAAACGCTGCGGCGCTTCGGGGCGCGCATGGAAGCGATTTTCCCTGACGTCGTCAAAGACATGACCCTGACGGGAGTGCGCGACAGGGCGGGAGGCACGCTGTTCTATAGGGACGGCGTTTTTATCGGAGCCATACGGGAACAGGAATTCACGGACCGCTTTTTCGATATCTGGCTTTCGCCCGAAACGAGCGAGCCGAAGCTCCGCGCCCGACTGCTTGGCGGCAGTTGAGCACAGACCCCGGCGGACGGTGCGCACGGTGCCTGGGCTTGGGGAGTTTTCTCTCCTCACACTTTCAAGGGGGCATGGAGCCCCCCTGAAAGCGCGTGGCGTCTAGGGCTTCTTGAAGCCGTACCTGGCCAGGATGGCTTGGCCTTCGGCGCCCTTGACGAAGTCGATGAAGGCCTTGCCCAGGTCCTTGCTCTTGGAGGTCTGCACGAGGGCGATGGGGTAACTGATGGGCTTGTGGCCGGCCACTTCGGCCGCGACCTTGACCTTGTCGGCGCGCAGGGCCGCGTCAGTGGCATAGACGAAGCCGGCCTGGACCTCGCCGCGGACCACGTAATCCAGGGCCTGGCGCACGCTCTCGGCCAGCACGAATTTCGGCGTCAGAGCGTCATAGAGGCCGGCAGCGGTCAGGGCGCCCTTGGTGTAGCGGCCGACGGGGACGGATTCGGGGTTGCCGATGGCGACGAGCTTGACCTGTTCGCCCTGCAGGTCAGCGGGACCGGTCAGGGGCTGGGCGCCTTCGGCCGGCACGACGAGCACCAGGGCGTTGCCCGCGAAATCGACCCTGGTGGCGGGGTCGACGAGCTTCTCGGCCTTGTTCATGGTTTCCTGGTCGGCGGACGCGAAAACATCCACGGGCGCGCCCTGCTCCATCTGCTGCAGGAGCGGGCCCGAAGCCGCGAAGTTGAAGACGATGGTGGTTCCGGGGTGGGCCTTTTCGAAGGGACCTTTCATGTCCTGGAAGGCGTTGGTCAGGCTGGCCGCCGCGGAGACCAGCAGGTCGCCGGCGAAAACGGTCGTCGAGAAGAGGATGAGGACAAGGGGCAATAGTGCAGGCAGTGTTCGTGATTTCATTATGGTCTCCTTTCCAGGTTGGTGTTGATTTTCCTCTGGCCTCGGGCAAGCCTGTTTGGCAACGTGGTCACGCATGCAGGCCAAAGCGTGACTGCATTGCTCATGTCTTTGCGTATCGTGCATGTGTTTTTAAGGGGGATTGCATGACTCCGTCCGGCGCAGCCTTACAGATTGATACAAATAAAATGGATCAACTTGATCCGAATGCATTGCTACATCTTGCCTTTTTGGCCCAGGAGGAGATTTCCCGGCGCGGCATGGGAATCCCGGCCGCCGGGACCGGGAAGGCGCCCAAGGCGGCGCGCATGTTCCAGGTTCCCGACACGGTCAAGCATCTGAGTCTGGCTCAACTCGACGCCCTGACCAGGTCTTTCCGTGACTGGCTGCTCGCGGCCCGCGACACACGCACCCGGCAGGGGCGCATGCGCATGTGGCTGCTGTTCCTGCTGCTGCGTCATACGGGCATGCGCCTCGGCGAGGCCCTGGAACTCGACGACCGCGAGGATTTCGACCTGGCCCGCGGCGTGGTCCGGGTCAGGGGAGAGGCGTCGCGCGAGATCCCGCTGCCCGTGGAGGTCGTGGACGGACTGACGCTGTTCTTCGACGACCCCATGAGCATGGAGCTGCGCGGCCAGGTCTTCCGCCTGGACCAGGGCTACGTGCGGCGCAAGTTCTCCGAGCGCGGTCAGGGCACGGACATCCCGCGCGACCTCCTCAATCCGCGCGTGCTGCGCCATTCGCGCGCGGTGGAGCTGCTGCGGGGCGGGGTGCCGCTGGTCGTGGTCGACGCCATGCTCGGCCACCAGAACCCGTCCTCCCAGTACGTCAGCTTTTCCGATGCCGACACCAGGAGGATCATGAACCATTACATCTACAAGGAAAGAAAGATGAAGACGTCGGCCCGCAACATGTTCGTCGGCCAGATCAGCGCCATCCGCGACGGCGCCATCCTGAGCGAGGTGGAGGTGACCACTGCCTCGGGCCTCAAGGTCGTGTCCGTCATCACCA
The Desulfomicrobium escambiense DSM 10707 genome window above contains:
- a CDS encoding lysophospholipid acyltransferase family protein; the protein is MRLSLPPRLIGAILVPIVRLWCMTLRLERRNLAVFKDPALRARRPVIILWHDEIFPLIPSHSDEHMACVVSQSKDGELLATVLEGFGFRTVRGSSSRGGMRALVAAKRFMEEHDLGVIFTVDGPRGPRHKVKPGAVFLANLAGSPVVPVRVVMERAKIFHKAWDKFQLPWPFSRCVIVYGDPVDLPDCTRDPEEMQRQCERIEELMNSLGAI
- a CDS encoding lysophospholipid acyltransferase family protein — encoded protein: MRQLLYNAFLPLCSSLSLKDIHAFGRGLGWLMWTALPARRKETTARIRDRLGLGERQARELARASFRHSACAFLELFHARYMDYRFLAERVEYENPELFARMCSSPRPIVGVTGHLGSWELLGGVLKCFSSKTDCQVVVRLPKDPALSDLLMHMRSQSKIRVLPHRDAAVSALGQLRGGGLSAFLVDHNCRRAEAQFLPFLGEVAAVNKGPAILALRAKAEVWPCFLLRLPEGRFRFVTLPCLDTAGLTGSRAERIESICRFYTDAVERMVLRHPEQWFWMHRRWKTRP
- the ade gene encoding adenine deaminase, whose translation is MSLNRLIPAARGEAPADLLIRGCMLVNVLSGEIHPASIGVKDGVFLGIGDYEAEETLDAEGRFLCPGLVEGHIHIESTLLDPVRFARVAAGHGTAVTVCDPHELANVLGLDGIRWLLETTCKLPMEIRCMMPSCVPATHLETAGARISPQEIQAMLEDFSERMPGLAEMMNYPGVLFQDPQVLAKLVAAGTRPIDGHAPGLTGLDLNAYILAGPGSDHEAVHLAEAREKLRKGMHVMLREGSSEKNLVELLPLVNDFNSQNCSLVTDDRHCDDLLRQGHLDYAVRLAVSNGLSPLRAIQMASINTARYFRLHRRGAVAPGYRADFILLDDLDSFAISSVHLRGRHIDDQSWDAAPSGVTVTGSVRLGDLSTDCLDIPARDGRVRVIRTVPGQIVTEVDLVKPRVENGLVCADPDADVAKLAVFERHHATGGRGLGLVRGLGIRRGALAGTVAHDSHNLITVGVSDADMMLAVRTLEACGGGYVCVEGGRVLELLPLPLAGLMSDREPAEVAAGLDRLNAAARSLGCPADINPFMQLSFLSLPVIPKLRLTDRGLVDVSSFDFVSLHE
- a CDS encoding methyl-accepting chemotaxis protein — protein: MWARLSLKWKILLITGCGPLVLALVMAWMHIRDVTDAAIGGKLKESRSVVMMAESVREDMAHKHKLGVLRPLDELKDDPARLLQSVPIVTAMNTAAAKAAEAGYEFKVPKESPRNPKNAPNDLERKVLDEFSSSNIQEKVIVEKDRLLYFKPIRLSEDCLYCHGDPKGEKDPTGGVKEGWKAGEVHGAFVVISSLKETNAAILSSEFTVGAVTMGILLLVGAVSWLQIRASVLRPLREAGDYLERLADGDMTGELTVSRKDELGDMQGHLNHMASNLRVIVRDITERARVLLGSSAELETMSDGLLKSAEELSAKSNTVATASEEMNANMNSVAAAMEQASTNVGTVATAAEEMSATIHEIAGNTDKTREVTQRAVAKANSASQRVDQLGVAAREIGKVTETITAISSQTNLLALNATIEAARAGEAGRGFAVVANEIKELANQTASATEEIRDRIAGIQGSTTATIEEIGQVMAVIEEVSTFVSTIAAAVEQQSAATRDIAENVGQASMGIQEVNENVSQASVVTGEIAKDIVQVSTASGRISTNSTELKQSSENLSLLARALEGLVKKFKV
- a CDS encoding chalcone isomerase family protein; protein product: MKGFLRAWLLILLLAADALSAPAHLYRYMDNPQPVGSGNLSFLVWNVYTATLYAPAGNWRPDGPFALHIVYHMELKGADIATRSIEEMRRQGLDDPETLRRFGARMEAIFPDVVKDMTLTGVRDRAGGTLFYRDGVFIGAIREQEFTDRFFDIWLSPETSEPKLRARLLGGS
- the modA gene encoding molybdate ABC transporter substrate-binding protein, with the translated sequence MKSRTLPALLPLVLILFSTTVFAGDLLVSAAASLTNAFQDMKGPFEKAHPGTTIVFNFAASGPLLQQMEQGAPVDVFASADQETMNKAEKLVDPATRVDFAGNALVLVVPAEGAQPLTGPADLQGEQVKLVAIGNPESVPVGRYTKGALTAAGLYDALTPKFVLAESVRQALDYVVRGEVQAGFVYATDAALRADKVKVAAEVAGHKPISYPIALVQTSKSKDLGKAFIDFVKGAEGQAILARYGFKKP
- a CDS encoding TOBE domain-containing protein, coding for MGIPAAGTGKAPKAARMFQVPDTVKHLSLAQLDALTRSFRDWLLAARDTRTRQGRMRMWLLFLLLRHTGMRLGEALELDDREDFDLARGVVRVRGEASREIPLPVEVVDGLTLFFDDPMSMELRGQVFRLDQGYVRRKFSERGQGTDIPRDLLNPRVLRHSRAVELLRGGVPLVVVDAMLGHQNPSSQYVSFSDADTRRIMNHYIYKERKMKTSARNMFVGQISAIRDGAILSEVEVTTASGLKVVSVITKESFQNLGLAMGMTVIATVKAPWVVLVKEDSMFKTSARNKFCGKISAVNVGQIAAEVVVDLADGTNITSLITDESVSKLDLKVGDDICAMVKAFSVILTLE